The Amycolatopsis japonica nucleotide sequence GCGACCTGCGCACCGTCGAGGTTGACCCCGCCCTGCGCGACGAACGGACGTTCCTTGTTCTCGGTGAGGATCAGATCCCGGCCGATCCGCGCGGTGCGGACGTCCAGCGAGTAGCTGGTCCGCGTGCGCGCGCCGGGCTCGGTCAGGCTCGTGCCGAAGAGGTTCACGCTGCCGCCGATCTCGGCGCCCTGCAACCGCAAGGTGCCCTGGACGGTCGCGTCCGTGAGCTGGAAGTTGCCCGCGATCTTCGCGCGCCGCGCGGAAAAGACGTCGCGGCGCGGGTGCAGGAACATCGAGTTCCACGCCAGCACGTTCCCACCGACGGTGATGTCGGCCATGCGCAACTGCCCGGACGGCACCCGCAGGCTCGTCGCCTCGAGATCACCGCCGATGGTGGTCCCGTCGAGATGGATCGCGCGGTCGTAGTAAGGAATGCTCTGCCCACGGACGACCTGGACCTCGGCGCCCGCCAACCGCAGCGAACCGCCGATGCGGGCGTTGACCATCCGCAGCGTCCCGGTGGCCTGCATGCCATCGCTCAGCTCGAGGTTCCCGTTGACCGTCGAGCGGTCCGCGACCAACGCGGGCCGCGGATCGATGTACGGATCATTCGATTTCCACGCGTCGACGACGATCGGCCCGGACTGGTTCACCGAGAGCTTGGCCTCGCGCAGGATGATGTCACTGTCCACAGTGGCGCTCGGCAAGTACATGATCCCACTGGCGGAGAAGCGTTTCCGCTGCGCGGCGGGCCCGTAGTTGTCCACCTCGCACAGCAGACTGCCGCCGATGTGGATTCCGTTGCCGTTGAGCGCGAAGCCATCCCGGTTGTTCAGCGTCGCGCCGGAAAAGTTGACGTTACCGCCCGCCCGCATACCCGGGATGCGGACTTCTCCGTTGGCCACCAACCGATACGCCAGCAGCGCGCCGACGATGTTGACCCGGTCGGCCTGGATCGCCTTGCCGCGAGGATGCGTGATCACCGTGCGGGTCAGTACGACCGAACCCTCGATGACCGCGTCGGTGAGATTGACCGCCGCGTTCGGCATCCCGCGCTCGCGATCGTCACCGCGCTGGACCGTGGTCTCCTCGATCTCGTGCTCGGCGTCGACGTGCACGACACTGCGGATGAGGCGGACGTCGTTGCGGGTGCGGAGGTTGCGCGCCTTGAGCCCGGGCAGCCAGCACTTGCGGAACACGAGCCCGAGCAGATGCGCCTCACGGACGTCCGGCGGATGCTCGAACCGGCACCGCTCGAACCGGAACAGATACTTGATGTCGGCGGCGCGCAGATCGAGCGTCCCGGTGATGTACGCGTCCTCGACCTGCACGATCGGCGCGTTGGTCGCCTGGCGGCGCCACCGGAGCAGCCCCGTCGTCCCCGGCTTCATCAGCTCGGACGCCGGAACCTCGTACCGCTTGTCGGGGTTCGGGTCGAACGGGTCGAGCGGCGGCAAGGACGTGTCGCCGTTCTGGTCACCTTCCCCCGGATCGCGCGGCCCGTTGTTGCGCCGAAAACCCGGCATCGTTTCGCTTCCCTCCCCCGTCGTTCCTCGGCCCCCAGCGAAGCCGATCACGCACGGGGTTCGCAAGTGGCCCGGGACAGTGGACCGGAACCTGCCACGGGATCGCGACGGCAGAACGGCCGCCCCGGGTGCTGGAACAGGCCGTTTGCGTCCGCGGTAGTGATCTTGGGCGGATTCGCCGCCGGTGTCCTGTTTCGCCGCCGCGGTCACTCACCGGAGTCAAGACAAATCACGCCGACTTCCCATCTTTCGATGGTGATCTTTCACGAAGGGGCTGATCAACGGTTTACCTGCTGCTATCGTCACCGATCGGAGTCATCGGGGAACTACGGGTAGGTCGCGCCCCATCGCGACCCGTGCGGGGAGGCACGAAATGACGAGACCAGGAAGCGGCCCCCAAGGGGTCTACGACCAGATCAACGGGCCGGGGCCGCAGGCGCCTCCTCCGAACTCGGGGTTGATTCAGGGCGCTGCCGCAGCGCCGCCGCCCCCGCCGTCCCCTCCGCCGCCGAATTACGGCGAACTGGGCAGCGGACAAGCGAAGGCCGACTTCGCAGCCGCCTCGGCGAATGGTGGCTGGGAGTTCGATCCTGCCGCTATGGACGCCGTGATCAAGTCCCTCGAAGACTGCCTCGAGAGCGACTTCCGGAAGGCACGTCGCGAGGCCGACGTACTGAATCAGATCCAGCCGCCGGGCCATGAAGTCGGCAGCGAGGGATACACGGCCGCTGCGAACAACTCGGGAAGCTCCTACCAGGCCTTCATGCAGGGGGCCTGGGACTACACGAACTCGTACCTGGACACTTTGAGGCAAATCCGGACTGCGTACCAGAACCAGGATCAAGCAGCCATCGACGCACTCCGCCAGATCGGGAAGGCCGACTGATGCCCCACGCCAGGAAGTTCGTGTCCGTAGCCGCAGTGAGCGGTTTGCTGCTGATGAGCGGATGCAGCGATCCCAAGACGGGCGATGCGACCTCAGCCGCCCCGACCGCGCCCACTTCGGCCCGGCTACCGGCGAACGGCGCTCCTGCTGTGACGAATCCGATTCTGAACACCACCCAAGCCGAATCGGACCCGTGTAGCACGGTGGCCACCGCTCAGATCGAGGAACTCGGCGGAAAGGTCGAGAAGACAGAGGTCGACGACGGGACTTTCGGAAAAAGCTGCGGCTGGATCTTCGAGGCCGGGCCAAGCAGCGTGACCGCAGGCCTCCTGCCTGGCAATAAGGAGGGGCTGAGCAGCCTCTACGCGAAACACGCGCAGGGCGGGCTCTCCACCTTCAAGCCGATCGACTCGATCGAAGGATATCCAGGCGTCATCTACGACAACGGCGGAGAAGGCAAGGGGCGGTGCGTACTCGCGGTAGGCGTGCGTGACGACCTTACCTATACGGTCACGCCGCTCCTGGCCACTGGAAACCCCATGCTGTCCGATCCCTGTGGTCTCGCTACCAAGGTTGCTGCCGCAGCGATCAAGAAGCTCAAAGGAGCTTAGGCCATGACCTATAGCGGCTGGGAGATATTCACCAAACTCAACGCCAATCCGTCCACGACGGAAACCCTCGACAAGGCGCAGGTCGCCTCACACAAGTTGATGGTGTTCCATGAAAACTTCAGCAAGGCCATGGAGACCAGCCAAACGGCGCTGACGTCCTTTTGGAAGGGCAAGGCCGCCGACAGCGGAACAGCAGGCCTCGCCCCGCTCATCGCGACCTCCAAGATCGCCGGCGAGAACATGGACCGCGCTCGCCAGTCGATGTACGACCAGAACGCCTCCTTCCATTACACACGCGGCAATGTCCGTCCCGTCGAGAAGGAACGCGCGGGGGACAACGGGCCCGGCGACATCCTGTCCATCGGCGCGAGTGACGACGAGATCGCGGCGGCGAAGTTCGACTCGGACACCAAGCACAACGTCGAGATCTACGAGCCGTACTACCAGAGCACCCAGCCGCGGCAGCAGTCGCTCGCGCCGGTTTATCCCGCCGCGCATGATCCGAACGTTTCGGCGGGGCCGATCACGCCGGATCCGATCGATCCCGGGCAGACCAAGGTCAGCGGGTTCAGCGGCGGGCCGGGCGACTCCGGGCGGCACAGCGGTCCCGGTGGGTACACCGGCGGGCCGAGTTCGTACAGCGCGCCTCCGGGGGCCGAGGGGTATCAGGCGCCGAGGCCGCCGCAGGTTCCGCCTGCGCCGAGGGTGCCGCAGGTGCCGCGTCCGGTTCCGTCACCACAGCCGAACGATCGGACCCAACTGTCCCATTGGGACCCGAAAACACAGGTGCGGCCG carries:
- a CDS encoding DUF3558 domain-containing protein, yielding MSGLLLMSGCSDPKTGDATSAAPTAPTSARLPANGAPAVTNPILNTTQAESDPCSTVATAQIEELGGKVEKTEVDDGTFGKSCGWIFEAGPSSVTAGLLPGNKEGLSSLYAKHAQGGLSTFKPIDSIEGYPGVIYDNGGEGKGRCVLAVGVRDDLTYTVTPLLATGNPMLSDPCGLATKVAAAAIKKLKGA